A region of the Stutzerimonas stutzeri genome:
GCGTTGGTTACCGAGTCCTGCGCTGACAGTGTTCCTGGCGCTGCTTTGGCTGTTGCTTCATAACACGCTCAGTTTCGGACAGGTTCTGCTCGGGCTTTTCCTTGGCTGGGGCATTCCGCTTCTTGTTCGCGGCTTCCTCATCGAGGTACCGCGCATACGTAAGCCGCTTAAGCTCTGCCTGTTCACGCTCAAAGTGATCTATGACATCGTCGTGGCCAATGTGCAGGTCGCCAAGCTGGTGCTTGGGCCTAAGAAGAGCCTGCGGCCAGCATTCATCGAGGTGCCCATGGCGATCGAGAACGAGTTCGCCCTGGCGACTCTCACAAGCATCATCTCGCTGACGCCTGGCACGGTGTCAGCCTGCCTGAGTCAGGATCGCCGAATGCTGATGGTGCATGCGCTGGATGCGCCAGATGTTGATGCGCTGATCGCTGACGTCAAACGTAATTATGAAGCGCCGCTGTTGGAGATCTTCGAATGCTCGCCTACGTGATTCCGCTCTGCATGGCCGTGCTCGGGGTGGCGGCTGTGTTGAACGTCGTGCGCCTGGTCCAGGGGCCGGACATGCCTGATCGAGTGCTCGCGCTCGATACGCTGTACATCAATGCGCTCGCCCTCATCGTGTTGTTCGGCATATGGCTCGCCTCGGATTTGTTTTTCGAGGCTGCATTGCTGATTGCCGTTATGGGCTTCGTCAGTACCGTGGCAGTGGGCAAGCACCTTCTGCATGGTGACATCATCGATTGAGGGGCTAACATGCCATTTTGGATTGAAGTGCTTGTAAGCGTGTTCCTGATCATCGGTAGTCTGTTCGCCCTGATTGGAGCGATCGGACTCTACCGGCTGCCGGATTTCTACACGCGTCTGCACGGCCCGACCAAGGCGACGACGCTCGGTGTAGGCGGCATCGTCATTGCTTCGATGATCTTCTTCAGTACCCGAAACGGCGGTCTGAGCCTGCACGAGCTGCTGATCACGCTATTCCTCTTCCTCACGGCGCCGGTCAGTGCGCACATACTCGCCAAGGCCGCCATGCAACAAAAGCTGCCAGCTGTCGAGCAGACCCAGGGCAAGCCCTGGGATTGAGCCCCTGCCCGCTGCGTTGGCGCGCAACGGGCAGGACCAGGCGTCAGATGAGGATGCTGCTCGGTGAGGGCAGCTGCTCATTCTCCTGTTGCAGTTCCTTGACCAGCGCCTGTTGCAGGCGCAGGCAGAATTGCGGATCGGAGAGCGGCTGGTTGTGAGCATCGGTCACGAAGAAGACGTCTTCTACTCGCTCGCCGAGCGTCGCGATCTTCGCGTTCTGTACCGATAGGTCGAAGTCCAGAAAAAGCTGACCTACGCGGGCCAGTAGCCCAGGCCGATCCGGTGCAATGATCTCCAGAATGGTTTGTGGTCGCTGGGTATCGTTGTGAATCGTGACCTGTGGCGGGAACGCAAAGTGTTTGAGCTGCCGAGGCACACGGCGCTGGATGATATTCAAGTAGTCGTCCGGATTGCGCAGTGCAGTAATTAGGCCTCTGCGAATTTCCTCTATACGTTCGGGGTTATTGCCGATAGGGCTACCATCGACGTCCAGCACGATGTAGGTGTCCAGGGTGAACTGGCTGCTGGATGTAAGAATGCGCGCGTCATGAATGTTTAGATTCAGCTGATCCATGGCGGCCACCGTTACCGCAAAGAAATCGTGCTGGTCTGGTGCGTAGATGAATATCTGGGTACCGCCCTCGAACTCCCGCTGCGTGGTTTCCTTGATCAGTACCAGCGGTCCGCCATTGGCCGGATGCTCGATGATCGCGTCGGTATGCCAGGCGACATCGGTCGCGGTATGCCGCAGAAAATAGTCGTCGCCCAGTTGCGCCCAGAGCTGCTCGGCGTCGTCCGGATCGGTGCCGTGGCGGACCAGATCATCGAGCGCGGCGCGTTGGGTCTGGCGGATCTGCTCCTCGCGTCCCAGGGGGTTTTCCAGTCCGCGTTTCAACGCCCGCTTGGTTTCGGTGTATAGCTGCCGCAACAGGCTCGCGCGCCAGGAATTCCACAGTGTCGGGTTGGTGGCGTTGATGTCTGCGACCGTGAGTACGTAGAGGTAGTCCAGATGAGTTTCGTCGCCAACCAGTTGGGCGAAATCGTTTATCACTTGTGGGTCGGATAAATCCTTGCGCTGGGCTGTGGTGGACATGACCAAATGGTTTTCCACAAGCCAGACCACCAGTCGAGTGTCCCAGGCCGGCAACTTGTGTCGGCTACAGAATTGCTCGGCATCGACCGCGCCCAGCTCTGAATGGTCGCCACCACGCCCTTTGGCGATGTCGTGGTAGAGCCCGGCGATGTAAATCAGCTCGGGCTTGGGCAGCTTTTCCACCAGCTTGCTGGCCAGCGGGTACTTCTCGGCAACACCCGGTTTGGTCAGTTTGCGCAAGTATTTGATGACGTTCAGGGTGTGCGCATCGACCGTATATATATGAAAGAGGTCATGCTGCATCTGGCCCACGATATGGCCGAACTCAGGAAGATAGCGACCGAGGATGCCGTAGCGGTTCATTCGCCGCAGGTTGCGGTGGATGCCTTCCTTGCACTTGAACAGCTCGATAAACAGGCTGGTGTTGCGCAGGTCCTGGCGGAAGGCGTCGTCGATCAGATAGCGATGGTCGCGTAGCAGGCGGATCGTGTCGGATCGCACACCCTGGATGTCGGGGTGCTGGGCAAGCAGTACGAAGGTTTCCAGGATGGCGAACGGAGTGCGCTTGAATATCGCCGGGCTGGTGACCTCCAGATAGCCGTCACGTACCTGGAATCGGCTGTTGAGCGGCACAGTAGGCGCAGATTCGCCTTCCCACAGGATGACTTCAGCGAAATGCTGGCCGACGAGGTCGCTGAGTTCGGCAATGCTCATGACCACCCGGTAGTATTTCTGCATGAAGCGTTCGATGGCCAGTTTGGCGTCGTTGTCTTCGTAGCCCAGCATTGCAGCCAGACTTCGTTGATGGTCGAACAGCAGGCGGTCCTCAGCGCGACCGGCGAGCATATGCAGGCCATAGCGCACCTTCCAGATGAACTCCTGCGAAGCTGTCAGCAGGCTGTGTTCCCCTTCGGTGAGGAAACCCTGATCGACCATCGCTTGCAGGTTCAGCGTGCCGAACTCCCGCCGTGCAATCCACAGAATGGTCTGGATGTCGCGCAGTCCCCCAGGAGAGCCCTTCACGTTAGGCTCCAGGTTGTACTCGGTGTTGTTGTACTTGGCGTGCCTAGCGCGCTGTTCGTTGCGCTTAGCCAGGAAAAACTCTTTGCTAGGCCACATTTCCTGCGCGCTGGTGACCCGCAACATGGCTTGGCGTAGTCGTTCAGGACCGGCAATGGTCCTGCTTTCCATGAGGTTGGTAATGACCGTCAGATCGGCGCGCGCTTCTTCGGCGCATTCCGCCACCGACCGCACCGCCTGGCCGACTTCCAGTCCGATATCCCAGAGCAGGGTGAGAAAGCCTTCGATGGCGTTGCGGAAGATTTCCTGGTCGTTGTCATCGAGCAGGATCAGCAGATCGATGTCGGAGTAGGGGTGCAATTCACCCCGGCCATAGCCGCCTACCGCAACCAGGGCAATATCGGCACCTTTGTACCAGTCGAAGCGATCCCAGGCCGAGCACAGTATCTGATCGACGAACCAGGCTCTGTCCTGGATCAGTTGCCGAATATTGCGGCCACTTTTGAAACGCTCATCCAGCACCTGCCGCGCCTGGCGTATGGCCTTCTTGTATGCGGCGATGGGGCTGGCCTTGAGTGCCAGCTCCGCTTGAAACTGGCTGCGATCAAACAGCTCCGGGTCAACCTGGGGCATGCGAACGTCCTCCCATGGTACTGCGGCTGGGGAATCTCAGGCAGAAGTGCGGGCGATGGTGTCGTCGCTACGCAGCGTGAATATCTCGTAACCATCTGCGGTAACCAGAATGGTGTGCTCCCACTGGGCAGAAAGCTTGCGGTCCTTGGTTATTGCAGTCCAGCCGTCACCCAGCAGGCGAGTTTCCGAGCGGCCTTGGTTGATCATCGGTTCGATGGTAAAGGTCATGCCTTCCTTGAGCTCCAGGCCGGTGCCGGCGCGTCCGTAATGCAGAACTTGCGGCTCTTCGTGGAAGACCTTGCCGATGCCGTGGCCGCAGTATTCACGCACGACGGAAAAACCATTTTTTTCTGCGTGCTTCTGGATCACTTCACCGATATCCCCGAGGCGTGTTCCGGGGCGAACCAGCTCGATGCCTTTATATAGGCATTCCTGGGTGACCTGGCAGAGTCGCTCGGCCCACTCCGGCGCTTTACCCACCATGAACATTTTGCTCGTGTCACCGTGATAACCGTCCTTGATCACGGTGATGTCGATGTTGAGGATATCTCCATCCTTCAGTGGCTTGTCGTTGGGGATGCCGTGGCAGACGACGTGATTGATCGAGGTACAGATGGACTTGGGGAAGCCCTTGTAATTCAGTGGTGCGGGAATGGCCTGCTGAACATTGACAATATGGTCGTGGCAGAGGCTGTTGAGCTCCTCGGTGGTGACGCCCGGTTTGACGTGCTCGCCGATCATCTCGAGTACCTCGGCGGCGAGGCGCCCGGCGATGCGCATCTTTTCGATATCTTCGGGCGTCTTGATGGTAACTGTCATGCAAACCTCTTTAATACGCCCACAGGCGAAGGCAAGAACGGAAAGCGCCGATGATAAACCAAAGCACCTACTGCCTACAGGTCAGGGCCGGAGCGAGTCGCAGTGGGTGCTCAAATCAGTAGCCTCTCGATCCTCGTTATGCTATAAAACGCGCCGCTCAGCGGGGAGACCCGTTGCGCCTAACCCCACACACGTGTCGACACGGTATCCTGGGTGCTCGCAAGAGTTGGATATCGGGACGCGTGGAGGCCTAACCCGACTTATTCGAGGACTTAACATGTCTCAAGTCACTATGCGCGATATGCTGAAGGCCGGTGTGCACTTCGGCCACCAGACCCGTTACTGGAACCCGAAAATGGATAAGTACATTTTCGGCGCGCGCAACAAGATCCACATCATCAATCTGGAAAAAACCCTGCCGATGTTCAACGACGCGCTGCGTTTCGTTGAAAAGCTGGCTGCAGGCAAGAACAAGATTCTGTTCGTCGGCACCAAGCGTTCCGCTGGCAAGATCGTTCGCGAAGAAGCTGCTCGTTGCGGCTCGCCGTACGTCGATCATCGCTGGTTGGGCGGCATGCTGACCAACTACAAGACCATCCGCGCTTCCATCAAGCGTCTGCGTGAGCTGGAAGTGCAGTCCCAGGACGGCACTTTCGACAAGCTGACCAAGAAAGAAGCCCTGATGCGCACCCGCGATCTGGAAAAGCTTGATCGCAGCCTGGGTGGTATCAAGGATATGGGCGGCCTGCCGGACGCCATGTTTGTAGTCGACGTCGATCACGAGCGCATCGCCATCTCCGAAGCCAACAAGCTGGGTATCCCGGTTATCGGCATTGTCGACACCAACAGCAGCCCGGAAGGTGTCGACTACATCATTCCTGGTAATGATGACGCCATCCGTGCCGTGCAACTCTACCTCGGCTCCATGGCTGATGCTGTTCTGCGCGGTCGCCAGAATGGTGCCGGTGGCGCTGACGAGTTCGTCGAAGAAGTCGTTGCCGAAGCGGCTCAGGGCTGAGTCCGGCGCACTGCAGCGTGATACCCGATGAACAAAAAGGGGGCTAGGCCCCCTTTTTGTCTCTTGCGAATTGATCGCCCGAGTCTTGGGCGAGTGGTTTAGAAACCAAATCGAGAGGATTCCCAACATGGCAGAAATCACTGCAGCCTTGGTCAAAGAACTGCGCGAGCGCACCGGTCAGGGCATGATGGAGTGCAAGAAGGCTCTGGTTGCCGCTGAAGGCGACATCGAGAAGGCCATCGACGATATGCGTGCTTCCGGCGCCATCAAGGCCGCCAAGAAGTCGGGCAACATCGCTGCCGAAGGTTCGATCGCTGTTCGCGTCGAAGGTGGTCGTGGTCTGATTATCGAAGTTAACTCGCAGACCGACTTCCTTGCCCTGCAGGACGATTTCAAAGCCTTCGTCAAGGAAAGCCTGGACGAAGCTTTCGAGCAGAAGCTGAATGACGTCGCTCCACTGGTCGCTTCTCGCGAATCCGCTCGCGAGGCGCTGGTCGCCAAGTGCGGCGAGAACGTGAACATCCGTCGCCTGACCGCTGTGGAAGGCGAGGTTGTCGGTGCATATCTGCACGGCCATCGCATTGGCGTCCTGGTCACCCTCAAGGGTGGTGATGCCGAGCTGGCCAAGGATATCGCCATGCACGTGGCAGCCAGCAATCCGGCCGTTCTGAGCCCGACCGATGTTTCCGAAGAGCTGATCGCCAAGGAAAAGGAAATTTTCCTGCAGCTCAACGCTGACAAGATCGCCGGCAAGCCGGAGAACATTGTTGAGAACATGGTAAAAGGCCGCATCAACAAGTTCCTCGCCGAGGCTAGCCTGGTTGAGCAGGCGTTCGTCAAGAACCCTGAAGTCAAGGTTGGCGAGCTGGCCAAGAAAGCCGGTGCTGAGATCGTATCCTTCGTTCGTTACGAAGTGGGCGAGGGTATCGAGAAGGCCGAGGTCGACTTTGCTGCTGAAGTTGCCGCTCAGGTAGCTGCGACCAAGAAGTAATTCCATTTCGATGGTTTTGACAAGAGGCTGCCCGCTCACGCGTGCGGCCTCTTTGTCGAATTGGGCAGCGGAATTGTTTTTTTTGTCACGATATAGTCATCGCCCGGCACAAAGCCGTGCTTGCGCTGTCATAGCGCAGATATTTTTAGTCTGATTCGCTCAGGCTCCAGTCACAGTACGCCGCAGGAGATAACACGCCAATGGCTCAGCAGATGAGTGCACGCAATCCTCGCTATAAACGCATTCTGCTCAAATTAAGCGGCGAAGCCCTGATGGGCTCCGAAGATTTCGGCATCGATCCCAAGGTTCTCGACCGTATGGCTCTGGAAGTCGGCCAACTGGTTGGCATCGGCGTCGAAGTCGGGCTGGTTATCGGTGGTGGCAACCTGTTCCGTGGTGCTGCGCTTTCGGCGGCGGGTATGGATCGGGTGACCGGCGACCATATGGGCATGCTGGCCACGGTGATGAACTCGCTGGCGATGCGCGATGCGCTTGAGCGCTCGAATATCCCGGCACTGGTGATGTCGGCGATCTCCATGGTGGGTGTCACGGATCACTACGATCGCCGCAAGGCGATGCGCCATCTCAAGACCGGTGAAGTAGTCATCTTCTCGGCGGGTACCGGCAACCCGTTCTTTACCACCGACTCCGCTGCCTGCCTGCGAGCAATCGAGATTCAGGCCGATGTCGTGCTCAAGGCCACCAAGGTCGACGGCGTCTATACCGCGGATCCGTTCAAGGACCCCAACGCTGAGAAGTTCGCCGAGCTGACCTACGACGAAGTGCTCGATCGCAAGCTTGGTGTGATGGATCTGACAGCCATTTGCCTGTGCCGCGATCACAATATGCCGCTGCGGGTTTTCAACATGAACAAGCCCGGCGCCCTGCTCAATATCGTGCTGGGCGGCGCCGAAGGAACACTGATCGAGGAATCGAACGAATGATCAACGAGATCAAGCAAGACGCGCAGGAGCGCATGAAGAAAACTCTGGAATCTCTGGACCATGCCTTCGCCAAGATTCGTACTGGCCGTGCCCATCCCAGCATTCTCGATAGCGTGATGGTCTCGTACTACGGTGTTGATACGCCGCTGCGTCAGGTGGCCAACGTGATTGCCGAAGACTCCCGCACGCTGGCTCTGACCGTCTTCGACAAGGGCATGATCCAGGCGGTAGAGAAGGCGATCATGACTTCGGATCTCGGGTTGAATCCAGCCACCGCGGGTACCACCATTCGTGTGCCAATGCCGGCTTTGACCGAGGAAACCCGCAAGGGCTACACCAAGCAGGCTCGTGCTGAGGCCGAGAATGCCCGTGTCGCGGTTCGTAACATTCGTCGCGATGCCATTGCGCAGCTGAAGGATCTGGTCAAGGAAAAGGAAATCAGCGAGGACGAGGAGCGTCGTGGCCAGGATGATGTCCAGAAGCTAA
Encoded here:
- a CDS encoding Na+/H+ antiporter subunit E produces the protein MRARWLPSPALTVFLALLWLLLHNTLSFGQVLLGLFLGWGIPLLVRGFLIEVPRIRKPLKLCLFTLKVIYDIVVANVQVAKLVLGPKKSLRPAFIEVPMAIENEFALATLTSIISLTPGTVSACLSQDRRMLMVHALDAPDVDALIADVKRNYEAPLLEIFECSPT
- a CDS encoding K+/H+ antiporter subunit F, which codes for MLAYVIPLCMAVLGVAAVLNVVRLVQGPDMPDRVLALDTLYINALALIVLFGIWLASDLFFEAALLIAVMGFVSTVAVGKHLLHGDIID
- a CDS encoding Na+/H+ antiporter subunit G, translated to MPFWIEVLVSVFLIIGSLFALIGAIGLYRLPDFYTRLHGPTKATTLGVGGIVIASMIFFSTRNGGLSLHELLITLFLFLTAPVSAHILAKAAMQQKLPAVEQTQGKPWD
- a CDS encoding [protein-PII] uridylyltransferase; this encodes MPQVDPELFDRSQFQAELALKASPIAAYKKAIRQARQVLDERFKSGRNIRQLIQDRAWFVDQILCSAWDRFDWYKGADIALVAVGGYGRGELHPYSDIDLLILLDDNDQEIFRNAIEGFLTLLWDIGLEVGQAVRSVAECAEEARADLTVITNLMESRTIAGPERLRQAMLRVTSAQEMWPSKEFFLAKRNEQRARHAKYNNTEYNLEPNVKGSPGGLRDIQTILWIARREFGTLNLQAMVDQGFLTEGEHSLLTASQEFIWKVRYGLHMLAGRAEDRLLFDHQRSLAAMLGYEDNDAKLAIERFMQKYYRVVMSIAELSDLVGQHFAEVILWEGESAPTVPLNSRFQVRDGYLEVTSPAIFKRTPFAILETFVLLAQHPDIQGVRSDTIRLLRDHRYLIDDAFRQDLRNTSLFIELFKCKEGIHRNLRRMNRYGILGRYLPEFGHIVGQMQHDLFHIYTVDAHTLNVIKYLRKLTKPGVAEKYPLASKLVEKLPKPELIYIAGLYHDIAKGRGGDHSELGAVDAEQFCSRHKLPAWDTRLVVWLVENHLVMSTTAQRKDLSDPQVINDFAQLVGDETHLDYLYVLTVADINATNPTLWNSWRASLLRQLYTETKRALKRGLENPLGREEQIRQTQRAALDDLVRHGTDPDDAEQLWAQLGDDYFLRHTATDVAWHTDAIIEHPANGGPLVLIKETTQREFEGGTQIFIYAPDQHDFFAVTVAAMDQLNLNIHDARILTSSSQFTLDTYIVLDVDGSPIGNNPERIEEIRRGLITALRNPDDYLNIIQRRVPRQLKHFAFPPQVTIHNDTQRPQTILEIIAPDRPGLLARVGQLFLDFDLSVQNAKIATLGERVEDVFFVTDAHNQPLSDPQFCLRLQQALVKELQQENEQLPSPSSILI
- the map gene encoding type I methionyl aminopeptidase, with protein sequence MTVTIKTPEDIEKMRIAGRLAAEVLEMIGEHVKPGVTTEELNSLCHDHIVNVQQAIPAPLNYKGFPKSICTSINHVVCHGIPNDKPLKDGDILNIDITVIKDGYHGDTSKMFMVGKAPEWAERLCQVTQECLYKGIELVRPGTRLGDIGEVIQKHAEKNGFSVVREYCGHGIGKVFHEEPQVLHYGRAGTGLELKEGMTFTIEPMINQGRSETRLLGDGWTAITKDRKLSAQWEHTILVTADGYEIFTLRSDDTIARTSA
- the rpsB gene encoding 30S ribosomal protein S2; its protein translation is MSQVTMRDMLKAGVHFGHQTRYWNPKMDKYIFGARNKIHIINLEKTLPMFNDALRFVEKLAAGKNKILFVGTKRSAGKIVREEAARCGSPYVDHRWLGGMLTNYKTIRASIKRLRELEVQSQDGTFDKLTKKEALMRTRDLEKLDRSLGGIKDMGGLPDAMFVVDVDHERIAISEANKLGIPVIGIVDTNSSPEGVDYIIPGNDDAIRAVQLYLGSMADAVLRGRQNGAGGADEFVEEVVAEAAQG
- the tsf gene encoding translation elongation factor Ts, with amino-acid sequence MAEITAALVKELRERTGQGMMECKKALVAAEGDIEKAIDDMRASGAIKAAKKSGNIAAEGSIAVRVEGGRGLIIEVNSQTDFLALQDDFKAFVKESLDEAFEQKLNDVAPLVASRESAREALVAKCGENVNIRRLTAVEGEVVGAYLHGHRIGVLVTLKGGDAELAKDIAMHVAASNPAVLSPTDVSEELIAKEKEIFLQLNADKIAGKPENIVENMVKGRINKFLAEASLVEQAFVKNPEVKVGELAKKAGAEIVSFVRYEVGEGIEKAEVDFAAEVAAQVAATKK
- the pyrH gene encoding UMP kinase; translation: MAQQMSARNPRYKRILLKLSGEALMGSEDFGIDPKVLDRMALEVGQLVGIGVEVGLVIGGGNLFRGAALSAAGMDRVTGDHMGMLATVMNSLAMRDALERSNIPALVMSAISMVGVTDHYDRRKAMRHLKTGEVVIFSAGTGNPFFTTDSAACLRAIEIQADVVLKATKVDGVYTADPFKDPNAEKFAELTYDEVLDRKLGVMDLTAICLCRDHNMPLRVFNMNKPGALLNIVLGGAEGTLIEESNE
- the frr gene encoding ribosome recycling factor, which translates into the protein MINEIKQDAQERMKKTLESLDHAFAKIRTGRAHPSILDSVMVSYYGVDTPLRQVANVIAEDSRTLALTVFDKGMIQAVEKAIMTSDLGLNPATAGTTIRVPMPALTEETRKGYTKQARAEAENARVAVRNIRRDAIAQLKDLVKEKEISEDEERRGQDDVQKLTDKHVAEIDKALEAKEGDLMAV